Proteins encoded by one window of Chryseobacterium sp. POL2:
- a CDS encoding AEC family transporter, with product MVNFVLIAVCIIAGMVFKATKSIHPDAHKGINTWILYLALPAVSFKYLPKVEWSKEMLFPIFATLLIAVGSGVFMKIYCKYKGYSRRSQSTLDLASGYSNTSFIGFPLISAFYGEKLLSIAIICDQTMFLGLSTLGIISALKGGSKSGNVSAKFILKRLFTFPPFIGCISALVISQFVDLTIAEPFFDKLAATVGPLALFSVGLQLKFNGWRKLMPQISTSMLYKLILAPAIVLVLALILGIKGDVAKITIFEAAMPTLVTSSIIAEQFRLNTKLTNLIIGISIIVSFFTSAIWYKVIEMFF from the coding sequence ATGGTAAATTTTGTTTTGATAGCAGTGTGCATCATTGCTGGAATGGTTTTCAAAGCAACAAAATCTATACATCCCGATGCGCACAAAGGCATCAATACTTGGATTCTTTACTTGGCTTTACCCGCTGTTTCTTTTAAATATTTACCGAAAGTAGAATGGTCCAAAGAAATGCTCTTTCCCATTTTTGCAACGCTTTTAATTGCAGTAGGAAGTGGGGTTTTCATGAAAATCTATTGCAAATACAAAGGCTATTCTAGAAGATCTCAAAGTACGTTGGATTTGGCGAGCGGTTACAGCAATACCTCTTTTATTGGTTTTCCGTTGATTTCTGCTTTTTATGGAGAAAAATTACTGAGTATTGCTATTATTTGCGACCAAACCATGTTTTTAGGATTGTCAACTTTAGGAATTATTTCTGCGTTAAAAGGTGGCAGCAAGTCTGGAAATGTAAGTGCAAAATTTATCTTGAAAAGACTTTTCACTTTTCCACCTTTCATTGGTTGTATAAGTGCTTTGGTGATTTCTCAGTTTGTGGATTTAACGATCGCAGAACCGTTCTTCGACAAATTGGCAGCAACGGTTGGACCTTTGGCCTTGTTTTCTGTTGGATTGCAACTTAAATTCAATGGTTGGAGAAAATTAATGCCTCAAATTTCAACTTCTATGTTGTACAAATTAATTTTGGCGCCTGCAATTGTTTTGGTTTTGGCTTTAATTCTCGGAATTAAAGGAGATGTGGCAAAAATTACCATTTTCGAAGCCGCAATGCCAACTTTGGTAACTTCCAGCATCATTGCAGAACAGTTTAGACTCAACACCAAACTCACCAATCTCATCATCGGAATAAGCATTATTGTGAGCTTTTTTACTTCCGCAATTTGGTATAAAGTGATTGAAATGTTTTTTTAA
- the dacB gene encoding D-alanyl-D-alanine carboxypeptidase/D-alanyl-D-alanine-endopeptidase: protein MNKFKKSFSILSLGFSICIFAQTSAVSSIPQFYEQPGLLAKEISPEKSLLTPKENIEVNINRMFTDPVLRTANWGFVVYDPKSNKVITSYNEEAPLIPASTTKLLTTETAYSYFGGNFRWNTQLEYSGIIDENGVLDGNLYIIGSGDPSFGAARVGSTTTSGLVSQFITAIRDKGIKKVNGEIIVETAVFKENKKDLPANIVWLDHNNYYLPVGTTKDIDPRNERFIVKQNNPFNNEKRYFYMSPYNNKMVYADKFEGMGLTTKLAEPPMAVANSLKATMQKSGFPVVGKVTSRFMDQTPEPREILSNYKSPTLSEIVHYVNQHSDNALSESLLKCLGFYVAGDQLAESGKKVVLSHLEDKSFDVENLSYADGSGYSRSNLVTPMAQVKFLSKLMKESYYKDYFESLPIAGQTGTLKRMFLSNSNGQIFAKTGTLNRVKTLAGYIKTRTGKTLVFSLLINNYNGSVSQVKNRMEQLLDPTLDL, encoded by the coding sequence ATGAATAAATTTAAAAAGAGCTTTAGCATACTTAGTTTAGGTTTTTCCATTTGCATTTTTGCACAAACATCTGCAGTATCTTCAATTCCTCAATTTTACGAGCAACCAGGTCTTTTGGCGAAAGAGATTTCGCCCGAAAAATCTTTGTTGACACCAAAAGAGAATATTGAAGTTAACATCAACAGAATGTTTACGGATCCTGTTTTAAGAACAGCTAATTGGGGTTTTGTTGTTTATGACCCGAAAAGCAACAAAGTAATTACATCGTATAATGAGGAGGCACCATTAATTCCAGCTTCAACAACCAAACTCTTGACAACGGAAACGGCTTATTCCTATTTTGGAGGAAATTTCCGTTGGAACACACAGTTGGAGTATTCTGGAATAATTGACGAAAATGGTGTGTTGGATGGCAATCTGTACATTATTGGTAGTGGTGATCCTTCTTTTGGAGCAGCACGCGTGGGTTCTACAACGACTTCTGGTCTGGTTTCGCAATTTATAACTGCTATTCGTGATAAAGGAATAAAAAAGGTAAATGGCGAGATCATTGTAGAAACAGCGGTTTTCAAAGAAAATAAAAAGGATTTGCCTGCCAATATTGTTTGGTTAGACCATAATAATTACTATTTACCCGTTGGTACAACAAAAGATATTGATCCTCGCAACGAAAGATTTATTGTAAAACAAAATAATCCTTTCAATAATGAGAAACGCTATTTTTATATGTCGCCATACAATAACAAAATGGTATATGCAGACAAGTTTGAAGGGATGGGATTGACTACAAAATTAGCTGAGCCACCTATGGCTGTCGCTAATTCTTTGAAAGCTACGATGCAAAAATCTGGATTTCCCGTTGTTGGAAAAGTAACGTCGAGATTTATGGATCAAACGCCAGAACCTCGCGAAATACTTAGTAATTATAAGTCACCAACTTTATCAGAAATTGTGCATTATGTCAACCAACATAGTGATAATGCACTTTCTGAATCGCTACTGAAATGTCTTGGCTTTTATGTTGCAGGCGATCAATTGGCTGAAAGTGGAAAAAAAGTTGTCCTTTCTCATTTAGAAGATAAATCTTTTGATGTCGAAAATTTAAGTTATGCAGATGGTAGTGGTTACTCACGAAGTAATCTTGTTACCCCAATGGCGCAGGTTAAATTTTTATCCAAGCTGATGAAAGAATCGTATTATAAAGATTATTTTGAATCCTTACCAATTGCTGGACAAACAGGAACGCTTAAAAGAATGTTTTTGTCCAATTCTAATGGACAGATTTTCGCAAAAACAGGAACTTTAAACCGCGTGAAAACCTTGGCAGGTTATATTAAAACAAGAACTGGAAAAACCTTAGTTTTCTCATTATTAATCAATAACTACAATGGTTCGGTTTCTCAAGTTAAAAATAGAATGGAACAACTTTTGGATCCAACCTTAGATTTGTAA
- a CDS encoding metallophosphoesterase, translating to MKIFTAKYGMLSVLAIISISCATEKAQYGKDIKNFNTTQRIKDQDIAHTFYLVGDAGNADKEHAKKILNQFQQKLDSADANSTLLFLGDNIYPCGLPTKDSKNRKLAEEKLDDQIALMKNFKGQGIFVPGNHDWYSKGIIGLKEQQDYVIEKTGNKKAFSPKNSCPLETRKIGKDIALITVDSEWFLADWDKNPGINEKCDIKTREDFFTEFEDQLGKNQNKTIVVAIHHPLIDHGSHGGYYSMEKQIFPLENKFPLPILGTGINLMRATGGITHQDLSNANYRKLANRLLTLIADKNNVIVVSGHDHNLQYIEKGKIRQIISGAGSKSEAAAAISKNDFSYGNNGYAVLKISKSGDAEVSYYGRENEKEKLLFRRSVLQADNYTVKNYEKNFPTTTTTSIYNSKETEKSKLHKFLWGNNYRETYSTPITVPTLDLDTLFGGAKATRAGGGHQTNSLRLDTPKGEYVIRALRKSGVRFLQSVAFKDRYVVDDFEGGFADQFLLDFYTSSNPYTPLAIGALAESIGIKHTDPSLYFVPKQNALGNYNQTFGNELYYLEIRPAETEENPNKILSTEDVIKLLAKDEKYKIDEATYIRARLFDMLIGDWDRHYDQWKWEQKNVGDKIYIAPIPKDRDQAFVKYDGLATQMFLNFPGLRHMQSFGPKIKKIKWFNMEPFPLDLAFTNHATEEDWKREADFIKTHLTKTVIDEAFTKIPKEIQNLDVENIKQNLEHRKQNLQKYASDYYKVLRKNVILTGTNKKDKFVITRLPNQETEVKIYRNKQDGEELTFQKTYQKKETSEIWIYSLGDDDELIVNGKQNNPIKLRLLGGLNHDTYKIEKDNRVSIYDYKSENNTIPANTSAKLTDDYELNEYNYRRLKYSFWSGMPNLDYNPDDEIVLGMTTTFTKKGFKNNPFAAKHSLKTNYFTGSKGYEIAYEGIFPRLVGHWYYGLNTGFTGSHFIRNYFGQGNLTINEEKIYNEDFYRIRAKEFYVKPSINWRKNASWFSASLVYEALKVEPTANRRVNLPGVVDAHLFNTQHFGGLDFEFDFENLNKKVNPSLGMKFKLGFNYRQNLNNSEKKLPSLVTGLGFIHYLTNNEKLILSTYAETKWLLSNHYEFYQMATLGGNNNLRGFRFDRFYGKTSYFQTTDLRLDLGTVKNSFVPINIGIFGGFDYGRVWIPNEITDKWHKSYGLGLWLNALDMLGVEASYFRSSDGGRIAIGFGVDF from the coding sequence ATGAAAATATTTACTGCAAAATATGGAATGCTTTCTGTCCTCGCAATAATAAGTATTTCTTGTGCTACAGAAAAAGCCCAATATGGAAAAGATATAAAAAACTTTAATACTACTCAACGTATAAAAGACCAAGATATTGCCCATACTTTCTATTTAGTTGGCGATGCCGGAAACGCAGACAAAGAGCACGCAAAGAAAATCCTCAATCAGTTTCAGCAAAAATTGGATTCTGCAGATGCTAACAGCACTCTTTTATTTTTAGGTGATAACATTTATCCATGTGGTTTGCCGACAAAAGATTCCAAAAATCGTAAGTTGGCAGAAGAAAAACTAGATGACCAAATTGCTTTGATGAAAAACTTTAAAGGCCAAGGAATTTTTGTCCCAGGAAATCACGATTGGTACAGCAAAGGCATCATTGGACTAAAAGAACAACAAGATTATGTCATCGAAAAAACGGGTAACAAAAAAGCCTTTTCTCCAAAAAATTCTTGTCCTCTCGAAACCCGAAAAATCGGAAAAGATATTGCCTTAATAACTGTTGACTCCGAATGGTTTTTGGCAGATTGGGACAAAAATCCAGGCATCAACGAGAAATGCGACATCAAAACCAGAGAAGATTTCTTTACCGAATTTGAAGATCAACTCGGCAAAAATCAAAACAAAACCATCGTTGTAGCAATACATCATCCATTAATAGACCATGGCTCTCATGGCGGTTATTATTCGATGGAGAAACAGATTTTTCCTTTAGAAAATAAATTCCCATTACCGATTTTAGGAACTGGAATTAATCTGATGCGCGCAACAGGCGGCATAACCCATCAGGATTTATCCAACGCCAATTACCGAAAATTAGCCAACAGATTGCTAACGCTTATCGCAGACAAAAACAATGTTATTGTTGTTTCGGGGCACGATCACAATTTGCAGTACATCGAAAAAGGAAAGATTCGACAAATTATTAGCGGTGCAGGCTCCAAATCGGAAGCGGCTGCTGCTATTTCTAAAAATGATTTTTCGTACGGAAATAATGGTTATGCGGTTTTAAAAATTTCAAAATCGGGCGATGCTGAAGTGTCGTATTACGGTCGCGAAAATGAGAAAGAGAAATTATTATTCCGCCGTTCTGTCTTACAGGCGGACAATTATACTGTCAAAAATTACGAGAAAAACTTCCCAACAACAACGACAACTAGTATTTATAATTCGAAAGAAACCGAAAAATCAAAACTTCACAAATTCCTTTGGGGCAATAATTATCGCGAAACTTACAGCACCCCAATTACAGTTCCCACATTGGATTTGGACACATTGTTTGGTGGCGCCAAAGCCACTCGCGCAGGCGGCGGACACCAAACCAACTCTCTACGACTGGACACGCCAAAAGGCGAATACGTGATACGAGCACTTCGTAAAAGCGGCGTCCGATTTTTACAGTCGGTTGCTTTTAAAGACCGTTATGTTGTTGACGATTTCGAAGGTGGTTTTGCCGATCAATTCTTATTAGATTTTTACACATCTTCCAATCCTTATACGCCTTTAGCCATCGGCGCTTTAGCAGAGTCTATCGGCATTAAACATACAGATCCAAGTTTATATTTTGTACCAAAGCAAAATGCGCTTGGAAATTACAATCAAACTTTTGGTAACGAATTGTATTATCTTGAAATTCGCCCCGCAGAAACAGAAGAAAATCCCAACAAAATCTTAAGTACAGAAGATGTTATAAAACTCTTGGCCAAAGACGAAAAATACAAAATAGACGAAGCCACCTACATCCGTGCAAGATTATTCGACATGTTAATTGGCGATTGGGACAGACATTATGACCAATGGAAATGGGAACAAAAAAATGTGGGAGACAAAATTTATATCGCTCCAATCCCAAAAGACCGCGACCAGGCTTTCGTTAAATACGATGGATTGGCTACGCAAATGTTTTTAAATTTTCCAGGGCTACGACACATGCAAAGTTTTGGACCAAAAATTAAAAAAATTAAATGGTTCAATATGGAGCCTTTCCCACTCGATTTGGCATTTACCAACCATGCAACCGAGGAAGATTGGAAACGCGAAGCCGATTTTATTAAAACCCATCTGACCAAAACAGTGATTGATGAGGCTTTTACAAAAATCCCAAAAGAAATCCAAAATCTAGATGTAGAAAACATCAAACAAAATCTGGAACATAGAAAACAGAATTTGCAAAAATACGCTTCTGACTATTACAAAGTTTTACGAAAAAATGTCATCTTAACCGGAACGAATAAAAAAGATAAATTCGTTATCACACGACTTCCCAACCAAGAAACAGAAGTCAAAATCTATCGAAACAAGCAAGATGGCGAAGAATTGACATTTCAAAAAACCTATCAGAAAAAAGAAACTTCAGAAATTTGGATTTACAGTTTGGGCGACGATGACGAACTTATTGTCAATGGAAAACAGAATAATCCAATAAAACTTCGGCTTCTCGGCGGTCTCAATCATGATACTTACAAAATTGAAAAAGACAATCGCGTCAGTATTTATGATTATAAATCCGAAAACAATACGATCCCCGCCAATACTTCTGCAAAACTCACAGACGATTACGAGCTCAACGAGTATAATTATAGGCGTCTGAAATACAGCTTTTGGAGTGGAATGCCAAATCTCGACTACAATCCGGATGACGAAATTGTGTTAGGCATGACAACAACTTTTACCAAAAAAGGATTTAAAAACAATCCATTTGCTGCAAAACACAGTTTAAAAACCAACTATTTCACTGGTTCTAAGGGTTACGAAATCGCCTACGAAGGCATTTTTCCAAGATTGGTTGGCCATTGGTATTATGGCTTGAATACAGGATTCACAGGTTCTCATTTTATTAGAAATTATTTTGGTCAAGGCAACTTAACAATTAATGAAGAAAAAATTTATAATGAAGATTTTTACCGTATCCGTGCAAAAGAATTCTATGTAAAACCATCGATTAACTGGCGAAAAAATGCAAGTTGGTTCTCAGCAAGCCTCGTCTATGAAGCTTTAAAAGTTGAACCAACGGCAAATCGTAGAGTTAATTTACCTGGCGTTGTGGACGCGCATCTTTTCAATACACAACATTTTGGAGGTTTGGATTTTGAATTCGATTTTGAAAATTTAAATAAAAAAGTAAATCCTAGTTTGGGAATGAAATTTAAGCTTGGTTTCAATTATCGCCAAAACCTCAACAATTCTGAAAAAAAATTGCCAAGTTTGGTAACTGGTTTAGGGTTTATTCATTATTTGACCAATAATGAGAAGCTAATTCTTAGCACTTATGCTGAAACAAAATGGTTGCTTTCTAATCATTATGAATTTTACCAAATGGCAACTTTGGGAGGCAACAATAATCTTCGAGGTTTTAGGTTTGATCGTTTTTATGGAAAGACAAGCTATTTCCAAACCACCGACTTGCGTTTGGATTTAGGAACTGTCAAAAACTCATTCGTGCCGATTAACATTGGAATTTTCGGTGGATTTGACTATGGACGCGTATGGATCCCGAATGAAATTACCGACAAATGGCACAAGTCTTATGGTTTAGGATTATGGCTCAATGCTTTGGACATGCTCGGCGTAGAAGCCAGCTATTTCCGATCTAGTGATGGCGGCAGAATTGCCATTGGTTTTGGTGTAGATTTTTAA
- the priA gene encoding primosomal protein N', with protein MHYAQIILPLHLEGSFTYKVPDELLSEIQLGMRVLVQFGGKKIYTGIVWDLHQNVPETFVPKEIINILDQKPILPIEQIQFWNWLSDYYLCNLGDIYRFAFPSSLKLESETYLKLKPNAVVDFQNLDVNEMYLIQALEVRQVINLTDIEAFIPKKEIIKTINSLIDLQYIEIDEQVAEKYRAKEVAYVRIKEEVLQNFQLTEILAQLKRAPKQKELFLAILEKQTENPDLAIKKSDLFGDGYFGASHIKALLDKNWVDEYYLQKDRLQSFEGETEDLEVLTQAQTQAKILVDEAFAEHKNVLLHGVTSSGKTHIYLEKIEDCINSDRNVLFLLPEIALTKQITQRLEKKYGSALGFYHQKLTDFERVEVWRKIKNNEFKILIGTRNALFLPYQNLGLIIVDEEHDSAYRPREVSPVFNAKDAAQILAQKYKANLILGSATPSVESYFAAQKDKLKYVFLGERFGNVDLPKFELINFKEAQDSKNVSGDFSFYLLENIRQNLEHKNQTIVLHNRRGYANVVECESCGYVNYCSNCDVVMTYHKFSNEMKCHYCGQRASKPKVCPKCHSENLNERGVGVEQIHEELSKLFPDAEVDRMDVDSMRKKFAYEKLYEKIEDRETDIIVGTQMISKGLDFDHIELVAIPRADSMLYVQDFRAEERAYQLMTQVSGRAGRVSGKGKVLIQTYNPQNPVFELIQKEDISGIYNYFLTERKKFYYPPFTKLIMIELKHRREDKVNRASQFLGSILRKYLPEECILGPEPASIARLNNMYQFQILLKLPRGKKYQEFKTLILKSLQEFDEISAYKSIRKGIIVDF; from the coding sequence TTGCATTACGCCCAGATTATTTTGCCGCTTCATTTAGAAGGATCTTTTACTTATAAAGTTCCTGATGAATTATTGAGCGAAATCCAATTGGGAATGCGTGTTTTGGTGCAATTCGGTGGGAAAAAAATCTACACAGGAATTGTTTGGGATTTGCATCAAAACGTCCCCGAAACTTTTGTTCCGAAAGAAATTATCAATATTCTTGATCAAAAACCTATTTTACCCATTGAGCAAATTCAGTTTTGGAATTGGCTTTCCGACTATTATCTCTGCAATTTAGGCGATATTTATCGTTTTGCTTTTCCATCGTCTTTAAAATTGGAAAGTGAAACCTATTTAAAATTAAAACCCAATGCTGTTGTAGATTTTCAGAATTTGGATGTGAACGAAATGTATCTTATTCAAGCTTTGGAAGTCCGACAAGTGATTAATTTAACGGATATCGAGGCTTTTATTCCAAAAAAAGAAATCATAAAAACCATCAACTCGTTAATTGATTTGCAATATATTGAAATTGATGAGCAGGTTGCGGAAAAATACCGTGCCAAAGAAGTGGCTTATGTGAGGATTAAAGAAGAGGTTTTACAGAATTTTCAACTGACAGAAATTTTGGCTCAACTGAAAAGAGCACCCAAACAAAAGGAACTTTTTTTAGCGATTTTAGAAAAGCAAACCGAAAATCCAGATCTCGCAATAAAAAAATCGGATTTGTTTGGTGATGGATATTTTGGAGCCTCCCATATCAAAGCTTTGTTGGATAAAAATTGGGTGGACGAATATTATTTGCAGAAAGATCGTTTGCAAAGTTTTGAAGGCGAAACCGAAGATTTAGAAGTTTTAACGCAAGCCCAAACCCAAGCTAAAATTCTTGTGGATGAAGCTTTTGCTGAACATAAAAACGTTCTTCTTCATGGTGTGACTTCTTCGGGGAAAACCCATATTTATCTAGAAAAAATTGAAGACTGTATTAATTCTGATAGAAATGTTTTGTTTTTGCTTCCAGAAATTGCTTTAACCAAGCAGATTACGCAGCGTTTAGAGAAAAAATACGGTTCTGCTTTAGGATTTTATCATCAAAAACTCACCGATTTTGAAAGGGTAGAAGTTTGGAGAAAAATAAAAAATAACGAGTTTAAAATTCTTATCGGCACTCGAAATGCGTTGTTCCTTCCTTATCAGAATTTAGGTTTGATAATCGTAGACGAGGAGCATGATTCGGCATATAGACCACGTGAAGTTTCACCCGTTTTTAATGCTAAAGATGCGGCTCAAATTTTAGCTCAGAAATATAAAGCGAATCTTATTTTGGGTTCGGCAACACCTTCTGTAGAAAGCTATTTTGCGGCTCAAAAAGATAAGTTGAAATATGTTTTTCTAGGTGAAAGATTCGGGAATGTGGATTTGCCGAAATTTGAATTGATTAATTTTAAAGAAGCTCAGGATTCTAAGAATGTTTCGGGAGATTTTTCTTTTTATTTATTGGAAAATATTCGTCAGAATTTAGAACATAAAAATCAAACTATTGTTCTTCATAACCGCCGTGGTTACGCCAATGTTGTAGAATGTGAATCTTGTGGTTACGTTAATTATTGCTCCAATTGCGATGTGGTGATGACGTATCATAAATTTTCGAATGAAATGAAATGCCATTATTGCGGTCAACGTGCTTCAAAACCGAAAGTTTGTCCTAAATGTCATTCGGAAAACCTCAATGAAAGAGGCGTTGGTGTTGAGCAAATTCATGAAGAATTGTCCAAACTTTTCCCTGACGCAGAAGTTGATAGAATGGATGTGGATTCTATGCGTAAGAAATTTGCGTACGAAAAACTCTACGAAAAAATTGAAGACCGCGAAACCGATATCATTGTAGGAACACAAATGATTTCCAAAGGTTTAGATTTTGATCATATTGAATTGGTAGCGATTCCGAGAGCGGATTCTATGTTGTATGTTCAGGATTTTCGTGCTGAGGAACGCGCTTATCAGTTGATGACGCAAGTTTCGGGAAGAGCAGGAAGGGTTTCAGGAAAAGGAAAAGTTTTAATTCAAACTTACAATCCTCAAAATCCAGTTTTTGAACTGATTCAAAAAGAAGATATTTCGGGTATTTACAATTATTTCCTCACAGAAAGAAAGAAGTTTTATTATCCGCCGTTTACAAAGCTCATTATGATAGAGTTGAAGCATCGCCGAGAAGATAAAGTGAATCGTGCGTCTCAGTTTTTGGGATCTATTCTAAGAAAATATTTACCCGAAGAATGTATTTTGGGTCCAGAACCCGCTTCTATAGCACGATTGAACAATATGTATCAGTTTCAGATTTTGCTTAAACTTCCGAGAGGGAAAAAATATCAGGAATTCAAAACTTTGATATTAAAAAGTCTGCAAGAATTTGACGAAATTAGCGCTTACAAATCTATAAGAAAAGGCATAATTGTTGATTTTTAA
- a CDS encoding M1 family aminopeptidase — MKTNFIILILSAISLLSQAQTRIQQDKIIESERQKAAKSLLFNENENPNTLNYDLQYIRMELDLDPAQQFVKGTVTSHFKMLSPSSTIYFDLANNLTVSQVKYHNQNLSFQQLASKEIKINFPTSIPASTLDSLSITYSGSPDDSQDAFTSQTQSGVPILATLSEPFGAKEWWPTKQSLNDKIEKLDIKITTSTQYSVAANGVLVSETNIGSGKKTTFWKSNIPTPAYLVALGITNYVKLTDSFGSGANAFPFVNYIYPSTANNSGQMAAINWTKTCMATFEEHFGEYPFRSEKYGHMQFNAGGGMEHTTMSSMGYFSQGLIAHELAHQWFGDKVTCGTWNDIWLNEGFATFGEHLVYEKLVMTASNFKSYLQNEMDYITSVTDGSVYIHDPEPTFGQIFNGRMSYGKAAYVLRMLKWKMGEANFYNMLKAYHTAPQFANSYAKTAEFVDFVNSFSGQDYTDFFNDWIYGQGYPSYTVRWKPGATTTTVTFKISQTQSHNSVSFFEMPLPIKVTGANGQSVDLVLDHTSNNQYFTKEVGFPVTAVYFNQDLQILTRNSTVIRDNNLQTSDIKTSKIKLYPNPAKTELFVSGLTKDTNYQIFSLDGRLLENGTFNNGKAINISRLEKGEYILSFDEERQKFLKQ, encoded by the coding sequence ATGAAAACAAATTTTATCATTTTAATTTTATCTGCAATTTCGTTGTTAAGTCAGGCCCAGACCAGAATACAGCAAGATAAAATAATAGAAAGCGAACGTCAAAAAGCAGCAAAATCTTTGCTTTTTAATGAGAACGAAAATCCAAATACACTTAATTATGATCTCCAATATATAAGAATGGAGTTGGATTTGGATCCGGCACAACAATTTGTAAAAGGTACTGTGACTTCACATTTTAAAATGTTAAGTCCATCCAGTACGATTTATTTTGACTTAGCAAATAATCTTACAGTTAGCCAAGTCAAGTACCACAATCAAAATCTTAGTTTCCAGCAATTGGCTAGTAAAGAAATTAAAATCAATTTTCCAACGTCGATTCCTGCATCGACTTTAGATTCATTATCAATTACTTATAGTGGATCTCCAGATGATTCGCAAGATGCCTTTACCTCACAAACCCAAAGTGGCGTACCTATTTTAGCGACTTTGTCAGAACCTTTCGGCGCTAAAGAATGGTGGCCAACCAAGCAAAGTCTTAATGATAAAATTGAAAAACTGGATATTAAAATTACAACATCAACGCAGTATAGTGTTGCAGCGAATGGTGTTTTAGTTTCAGAAACCAATATAGGATCAGGAAAAAAAACGACCTTTTGGAAATCCAATATTCCTACGCCAGCTTATCTTGTCGCCCTAGGAATTACAAATTACGTTAAACTTACTGACAGCTTCGGAAGTGGGGCAAATGCTTTTCCCTTCGTTAATTACATATATCCGTCTACAGCTAATAATAGTGGACAAATGGCAGCGATTAATTGGACCAAAACCTGCATGGCAACTTTTGAAGAGCATTTTGGCGAATATCCTTTTCGAAGTGAAAAATATGGACACATGCAGTTCAATGCCGGTGGCGGGATGGAGCATACTACCATGAGCAGTATGGGGTATTTCTCGCAGGGTCTTATTGCGCATGAGTTGGCACATCAGTGGTTTGGTGATAAAGTGACTTGTGGAACTTGGAACGATATCTGGCTTAATGAAGGTTTTGCAACGTTTGGAGAACATTTGGTTTACGAAAAATTAGTAATGACAGCATCAAACTTTAAAAGCTATCTTCAAAATGAAATGGATTATATTACAAGTGTGACGGATGGCAGTGTCTATATCCATGATCCAGAACCTACTTTCGGACAAATTTTTAATGGTCGAATGTCTTATGGAAAAGCCGCTTATGTGTTGAGAATGTTAAAGTGGAAAATGGGCGAAGCTAATTTTTATAACATGCTAAAAGCTTATCATACAGCGCCACAATTTGCAAATAGTTATGCGAAAACTGCTGAGTTTGTTGATTTTGTGAATAGCTTTTCGGGGCAAGATTATACCGATTTTTTTAATGATTGGATTTATGGGCAAGGTTATCCAAGCTATACAGTGCGTTGGAAACCTGGAGCAACGACAACGACTGTGACTTTCAAAATCTCGCAAACCCAAAGCCATAATTCGGTGAGTTTTTTTGAAATGCCTTTGCCTATAAAAGTTACAGGAGCCAATGGTCAATCGGTAGATTTGGTTTTAGATCATACTTCTAACAATCAGTATTTCACAAAAGAAGTTGGTTTTCCAGTAACGGCGGTTTATTTCAACCAAGATTTACAGATTTTAACTAGGAATTCGACGGTTATTCGTGATAATAACTTACAAACCAGCGATATTAAAACTTCAAAAATTAAATTATATCCAAATCCTGCAAAGACCGAACTTTTTGTTTCAGGTTTAACAAAAGATACAAACTACCAAATTTTCTCTTTGGATGGACGACTTTTGGAAAACGGAACTTTTAATAATGGAAAAGCCATTAATATTTCGCGATTGGAAAAAGGTGAATATATCTTGAGTTTTGATGAAGAAAGACAAAAATTCTTAAAACAATAA